The Deltaproteobacteria bacterium DNA window TTGGCCGACCAAGGGGTCACTGACGTGTCTATTGGAGATACCATTGGGAAGGCAAAGCCTGATGAAGTGCGTGCTCTTTTGGACGTAGTCTTAAAGAGAGTCGAAGCAGACCGGTTGGCGATGCACTACCATGATACGTTTGGACGCGCTTCAGACAACGTTTTGGCTTCATGGGATTACGGCATCAATATATACGATGCTTGTACCGGTGGTATCGGTGGGTGCCCTTATGCGCCGGGTGCTTCTGGTAATGTCGCCACATCAACTGTTGTAAAAACCCTTCGAGCAGCGGGAGCGGATGTTCCGCTGGACTTGGATGCGATTGAACGAGCGAAAGATAAAATCATTCGCCACCTCGGGGGCCAAAGGCAGCCACAAGACGCCGAGGATATTTAGAATGCCTCAGTCTTATTGGCTTATGAAATCTGAGCCAGATGCCTTCTCTTTAGATGACCTTAAAAAATCTCCGAAAAAGACGACCACATGGGAGGGTGTGCGGAATTATCAAGCGCGCAACATCATGCGGGACCTATGTAAAAAAGGTGACGGGGTTCTGTTTTATCACTCTAGGACTAAAGAGCCGGCCATCGTTGGTTTAGCCAAAGTTGTCAAAGAGTCTTACCCCGACCATACTCAATTTGACCCAGACAGTCCGTATTTTGATCCCAAAGCGACTCTAGATAACCCGCGCTGGTTTATGGTGGATGTTCAATACGATTCCCACTTTAAAACGCCGGTTACTTTAGCCGAGGCAAAGCAGACCGAAGCTCTCTCGAACATGGTTCTTGTGAACCGTGGCCGACT harbors:
- a CDS encoding EVE domain-containing protein; translation: MPQSYWLMKSEPDAFSLDDLKKSPKKTTTWEGVRNYQARNIMRDLCKKGDGVLFYHSRTKEPAIVGLAKVVKESYPDHTQFDPDSPYFDPKATLDNPRWFMVDVQYDSHFKTPVTLAEAKQTEALSNMVLVNRGRLSVQPVTAQEWKLILKMGKR